GCACCTTGTTCACGACGGGGAATTAACTTAGCTTCTACATCCAGATTTTCTGGAACTTCCATCAAAATATCGTGGGCAAAACCAACAGAAAGCTTCAGCCAGGGACCAATTCTTTCAGCAGAATAACCGGTACCGATAATTTGAAGTTCTTTTTCAAAACCTTCGGTAACACCGATAACCATATTGTTGATGAGAGCACGCGTAAGACCATGCAAAGCTTTTTGCGGCCTGGAATCATCTTCACGAGAAACGATCAATTCACCATCTTTTTCTTCAACTTTTATTCCCGGTTGCAAAGTATAATCCAATTCACCTTTCTTACCGGTAATAACAACTGTATTTCCTTTTAAATTAGATTTAACACCTTCTGGTAATTTAACAGGAGTTTTTCCTACTCTAGACATTTCATATCCTCCCTTTACCAAACCTTACAGAGATATTCTCCGCCAATTTTCTGCAGGCGAGCATCTCTGTCTACCATTACACCTTTGTTGGTCGAAAGAATAGCACAACCTGTATTATTATATACGGAAGGAATGTTTTTGGAGTTAACGTAAACTCTGAGACCAGGTTTACTAACTCTATCAATTCCTTTCAAAACAGGTTCACCATCATTGGTGTAACGTAAATTTAAAAATATTTGCTTTCTATAGATCTTCTTGGCAGTATCTCTTTCTACGATTTCGTAGCTATTGATGAATCTTTCTTCTGCCAGGATCTTAATGATAGCTTCGTTTACTTTACTGTGATTCACAGTAACAGTTTTGTGATCGGCCCGATATGCGTTCCTAATTTTAGTAATAGCATCAGCGATCGGATCTGTCAAACTCATTTCTTCTCCTT
This region of Candidatus Cloacimonadota bacterium genomic DNA includes:
- the rpsH gene encoding 30S ribosomal protein S8, with translation MSLTDPIADAITKIRNAYRADHKTVTVNHSKVNEAIIKILAEERFINSYEIVERDTAKKIYRKQIFLNLRYTNDGEPVLKGIDRVSKPGLRVYVNSKNIPSVYNNTGCAILSTNKGVMVDRDARLQKIGGEYLCKVW
- the rplF gene encoding 50S ribosomal protein L6; amino-acid sequence: MSRVGKTPVKLPEGVKSNLKGNTVVITGKKGELDYTLQPGIKVEEKDGELIVSREDDSRPQKALHGLTRALINNMVIGVTEGFEKELQIIGTGYSAERIGPWLKLSVGFAHDILMEVPENLDVEAKLIPRREQGALGVQAAIKVSGIDKEDVGKFAAEIKRCRPPLNYATGKGIRYKGEYVRIKPGKAGATA